The Oncorhynchus tshawytscha isolate Ot180627B linkage group LG32, Otsh_v2.0, whole genome shotgun sequence genome includes a region encoding these proteins:
- the LOC121841583 gene encoding retinal cone rhodopsin-sensitive cGMP 3',5'-cyclic phosphodiesterase subunit gamma-like gives MADVATAAEKKAPPKFKQRTTRTFKSKAPKPGQKGFGDDIPGMEGLGTDITVVCPWEAFGDMELSDLAKYGIV, from the exons ATGGCAGACGTTGCAACTGCCGCTGAAAAGAAGGCCCCCCCTAAATTCAAGCAGAGGACTACCCGTACCTTCAAGAGCAAGGCCCCCAAGCCTGGCCAGAAGGG aTTCGGTGACGACATCCCCGGCATGGAGGGTCTCGGCACAGACATCACAGTGGTCTGCCCATGGGAAGCTTTCGGTGACATGGAACTCAGTGACCTGGCGAAATATGGAATTGTTTAG
- the LOC112216633 gene encoding endoplasmic reticulum resident protein 27-like, whose amino-acid sequence MAPLLSLILSLLAASVIAEDSALPSLNDVTAAEAFIEASEVVVIGFFETPSDETFGYKEFVEAAKTVKHIPVALCSDKEAWAKLGIASDTISIFRKADNHQDNLQLSETKKVEADGLARFITMNELRYITEYNQVTAVGLFQSEVKGHLLLFINRGSSDYEVLKDRLGALAPEFVGKFLFVLVHGVKSNEKSLGYFGLTSRDLPRVGIYDRDSDMKWLMPEGEITTERVRKFCQSLILGNLKEVKQAGEPVPKTEL is encoded by the exons ATGGCACCActgctctctctgattctctccctcCTGGCCGCCTCAGTCATAGCTGAAG acAGCGCCCTCCCATCCCTGAATGATGTCACTGCAGCCGAGGCCTTCATCGAAGCCTCCGAGGTGGTCGTCATCGGGTTCTTTGAG acTCCCTCAGATGAGACTTTTGGCTACAAGGAGTTTGTGGAGGCAGCTAAGACTGTGAAGCATATCCCTGTGGCTCTGTGCAGCGATAAGGAGGCATGGGCCAAACTCGGCATCGCGTCTGACACGATCTCCATCTTCAGAAAA gcagATAACCACCAAGACAACCTTCAGCTCTCTGAGACCAAGAAAGTGGAGGCGGACGGCCTTGCTCGCTTTATCACCATGAACGAGCTGCGCTACATCACCGAGTACAACCAAGTG acagCAGTGGGTCTGTTCCAGTCTGAGGTGAAGGGGCACCTCCTGCTCTTCATCAACAGGGGGAGTAGTGACTATGAAGTGCTCAAGGACCGACTAGGAGCTCTGGCCCCAGAATTTGTTGGGAAG TTCCTGTTTGTGCTGGTACATGGGGTGAAGTCCAATGAGAAATCTCTGGGCTACTTTGGCCTGACGTCTCGTGACCTTCCTCGCGTGGGCATTTACGACCGCGACTCAGATATGAAGTGGCTCATGCCCGAGGGAGAGATCACCACCGAACGTGTGCGGAAGTTCTGCCAGTCACTCATACTAGGCAATctcaag GAGGTGAAGCAGGCAGGAGAACCTGTTCCTAAAACTGAGttgtaa